The following nucleotide sequence is from Solanum dulcamara chromosome 7, daSolDulc1.2, whole genome shotgun sequence.
cattaattAAGAGATTAtgtatctatatataattatttttgttcttttcttttattatattttttttccttttccaaactgattatgtattaaaatttacaaaccctactaacctattttattaaatataagaaaaatggtataagtattaaataaattaacactttagcccatcagttaaattaattctctaaaattatcccttaaCTAATTAATCAAAGTTATCGAAaagtccaaaattttcaacttaaatttacgaaaagtGTCTTCTATGAAAAGAGGAGGACtcttctcaaaatgacctaatggtcATTATAATTACATAGATATGTACACCTATTACAATTTGTCCAACATGCTAACACATTGTAACCCGTAATGAAGAGTACTATAATATTTGACGATTAAGAGATAAGACTCCTTTGTTGAATGATAATCGTGCAAAACAAACAATaaaaacaaagcaaactatgggaTCTAAGAGATTAACAACTAGGAAGAAGCTTACATGAAGATGTTTGATATAATGATAGTAGATGAATGACCCTCATAGTGCTTTGAGGCAATTCACGAAACCCTCCGTGATAGGTGTTGAAGAGAAAcgtatcttcttcatttttttcttcttttttctcctCTTCTGCCTCATCAATGGCtaagccttcttcttcttctaactTCTCATGTTCTtgaacttcttctttttcttccatctctcatcttcttgttcttcttctttcttctcttctacTACTTCATCAACTGTtgccttctcctttcctttttcttcatCAACCCTACTAtccttctctttttcttataCCTTCTCATTTTCAATAAACTCATCAACTGCATTCTCcacctctttttcttcttctttcttctgttCTTCGACTTCATCAACTGCCTTCTGCTTCGCCTTTTCTTCATCTTTCCTCTTTCTTTTCAATTCATCGACTGCTGCAAGGTATTCATCAATTGCTGCTTATAACTCTTCATCAATCTCTGCATGATCAGTGGTCAAGCATTCATGCAAATAAACTATTTAACAACAATATATAAAGTAATTTACCTtgcttcttcttgttcttttcaATTCTCCTTAATTTCTTATATCGCATATAAGCAACAACTTCCATCACTGATTGCTCGAGGGATCTAATACGCTCACACAAATTTGCATCATTAGAAGTACTAAGAATGTTTTTTTGTCGTCCACTTGAAACAAAATTTTCACAAACTTGGATAGGAGTATGATCACTCAAATATTCATCCTCCACTACTGCATCAGTGAAGACGGTCGCACCTTGCAAATCAGTCTTCAAGGCATCTAGGACCATGTCCTTACATTCGTCCGTATATGGCTTAAATGTTGCCATTTATTTTTGATTCATCTCACGCAAAGTAGGGGTAAGAAATGGGTgcacaattttaaaaaaatgaaaaatataaatataacataacatTCACTAGTTATAAAAATATAGATCATGACATATAAATTTATACCTTCGTACTTTTTTCTTTGTACTTAAATGGATTACCTTCCATTATATTGTCTCTTTTTGTGGTGTGCCATCTAAGTAAACTAGGAATGAGCAGAAGAGAATCCAAGTACTTCCCAGAATACTTTTCAAGATAAGGAAAAACCTCATATATCCAAACCTGTAATTAGtataagaataaataaataaaatcagtCTATAAAGTACACAAATAAATAAGATTCTATCAGAAATCAACTGCACGatttataataattatcagAAATGTCCAGGGAAATCCATACAAAGCATGTGACGTATTCTTCTTTTCATCATACACTTTCCGCTGCTTCTTCAAATTAATTCTCTTTTTCAATTAGGTCAATGTTAAATCAAAACACTCTTTCCCCCATGGATAATTCATGAAAAACTCTAAATCATCAGCCATTTTGATGTGGTTTGAATCCACAATCTTCGATGCATCATAAGCGAGCAACATCGCATGGACAAACCAAACTAAAAAGCACTTCAACTTCTGCTCTTTATTTAGTTTAGTACCCTTGATAAAATTCAGCAACTTTGTAGCAGTGATGTTTTTGTTTTTCATCAACTTGAAACAAAAATTCTTTCCTCTTTTAAGGACTTTGTTCATTTTTTATTCAGGGGTTACGCTGAGCAATTCAGCCCCGTAATCAATGCAAATTCCCTTAAGCCAAAACATGCAGGCTTATCATTTACACAGAATTaaatttcatttaatttattgTCATTCTTGACACGTCGCAATAATATATAATGGACCATCTGTccattaaatttgaaataatcTGGAATATGCCTCAAGTGGCTAAAACAAGTACCCTTAAAGTCATAATAAAGTTTTTTATCAACTAAAACTTTTCTAAAATCATGTTAAACAGTCATTCTTGCTCTTACAGATATCTTTGCTGGAAACGATCCTACCTCATCCATCCACGTCGCTAGGCCGTATGACTTATCAGAGATATCTTTTGCACAAACTGGCAAGGATAGAGGATCATCAACCTCATCTCCACTAAGGGCATCTCTACTACTCTCCTCATCTACGCTATCATTTTTTGGTTCACTAGACTTAACATCATCACTAGCTTGAACACTATTGTCCTGGTAGTTGTCAATGTCAGCCATTGTTTTAGATTCTGACTCGGATTCTTTCACTacaatctttttcttttttgaagtCTTTGAAACTTGTTTAGccttttgttttatatttttagaaggAGTGAGAGTAGATCGTTTGATGCTGCCACCTCTAGTTTTAGCCATTTTATCCTATCTACAAGCACACAATcaaatagaaaaacaaaaccAAACAGAGTAACACAACCAACCAGAGTAAGACTATCGACCACTGGTCTATTAAAACAATCACAATAAtgcttaaataaaaaaattcaaaaaaggtATTGCTTTCAACAAAAATCGATCATGCAATAATTGTAAACTCCAGAAACACCATTAAAATTGATTTTCATACagtaaaaaattttaaaatggagTGGTATAAACATTAATATTCTGAAAATTTCTGGGTAATACCCAAATCAAAACCCCATAATAGTGCAAActcaaaaacataaaaagaaactATTTAAACTCGATTAAACTAACCTGAGAGAAAAACGATAAGAGCTTTGAACATGAGGATGAAGCTTTGAACTCGAGAAACCTTTTATGGGATCTTTAAAACATTTGTTGTATGAAAAAGGTGAGTTTATGGAGGTCTATAAGGCGAGGATCGTTTGGAAGATGAAAAGCCGTCGGAGAAGAACAGGAGAGGAAAAATGAAGTGAAGTGGAAAGTTGAAAACCTGTTGATCAGAAAGAGAGAATTTCTAGAAGTTTATTTGAATTCCAAggtttattattaatatatgaaatttgggattgtaaattagttttataatgaaatatattttaagtaatagtaaaatatatttttataaacttgtaaaaaaaaactttgacTCCATAACCTAAATTTGCAAAATATCACATAGGCCTAGGACTCCACCACTTTTTCACCTTTTCTAACCCTAACCCTAAAAaataaatccaaaaaaataaataaatggctATTTCCTAATATAAGTTTGGGAGGTGCCCCCAATTCAATTAATCTCCCATAATTATgtcctctcttttttttaagtaaaaaaaaatcattggtTGACCAAAGAAGATAGACCAAAAATTTAATGAATTAATGAATCAAAGAAAGTGAAaactatattattaatttttttaaaaaaacgctatgtggaaaataaataaattcatatGATAGGAAAATATATATCATTCTTTTAGGATGAGATCTTACCGGGATAAGTGTTATCCTATAGCATAGTTCAGGAGTAATTAAGAGTAAGAATAGGTTAAATATGCAATCCATGCCAAAAAGAATTTCTTCTTTATCTacctttaaaatatatattcatgttTAACTATAAATAATCAAAGCTCATTAACCTCAATCTTAAACGTGTTCCTTTTTCTTATGAataaatttgagtttttttctctcaaaaataaattattgtattatttaattaaagtttgtatatttttcttttgttaggATAAGCAAATCTTAACTATATATGCTCATTCAGTTTTGCTATCCATTTAAAATCTTAATAGGAGCAAGAGATTTGAAGACAACAATCAAAACGACATATTATCTAATCTAAAAATACCATGttagatgcatctattaaaaattagaattaaGCATTATCAAATTCAGCATCATTGGCATAACCATAAAAAGATCATTCCCCTCactttgatttttgtttttttgatagatatatataaCACATTGTTGgcataaatataattttcttttttaacaaaGGCTATATGTTATCTACTTTCTCCCCCACTTTCTTGATATAGTCCTTCAAGTAATACAAAGAACTCTATAATTAAAGATACTAGTTTAATGATAGGTCCCAAACCTCCAAAAGAGGTACTACTAGTTTCTCCCTAAGTTCAATTCCTAACCACTATTTCCATGTAAaaaatacacacacaaaaaaagttGCATtatgggtgtgtttggtataataaaaactattttccagaagaaattttatcaatctattttccttttaataaaaaataactttagtGTTTGATTGCGGAAAAATGACTTattcccctcccccccccccccccccacataCCATACATACCCTAAGCAAACTATGTTGAATATATAAAGAAGTGTATGCTACAAATATGCATACTTATTTGTACCTGATATTTTCACCAAATTATAAAAacacatattttatatttattaatttagtaTAAATATCAGAAGCATATATTTTTATCCTATTTTATATTAGGTGTACTTTAGTACGTTAGTCACTATGCCCTTCAAACATGTAGTGCTTAATTAAAGCGTGAACTTGGGACCTTAAGGCTAGTTTTGAACCCCTCAACAACTAAACCAATCACTAATCTTATATTCAAAAggttcaaaattaatatatagacataaaaaaaaaaattaaaataccttatatatacaatgtattttttttcaacCTTCGATTACCTCTAGGTCTGCCTCTGAATTGATAGGATGACGGTGGAGATGATATATGTATTCTTTGGTAGGGAGTTACAATCAATGATGGTGATCAAGATGTGAagctttattattattatgaataTGTGGGACATGATGTATAAATAATGCAATGTCAtggccaaaaaaaaataaaaaattaataggtAAAATGAAGTAatgaataataattaataagaaaattaGATAATTTACCTTACATCCAAGAGAAGAGAAAAGGAAACATGTCCAAAAGGCTTCTTCCACATATTTCACAAACATGAGAACTACTCTTTGGTTGTGGCCTCTCATTTAGAAATGAAACTCTTGCACTCTCAAGTGATTATAATCACTTGCATATTTTGTGCTACTTTCTACACTGACCCAATAGTTTTTTACATTTGCACTTTCTGCTCGTCTTGTGTGCTTCCTCACGTGACCACGAAAAAAAGATGACAAGTAATCATTCAATTTGTGAGTTGGACTAATGATTATTTAGAAATGAGAAAATAGTGAAATTCCCCTTTAAcctatatttaaatttttaactatatattttaattttatggggTTCTATCATCATCTAAATTATTTAAAACTGAAATTATTACACCCTTAAAAAGTCATAACCACAGCTATGCTGATCGGTGAGACTCGCACATTTGACACGTGaaaatcttatttattttttattctttcctCGTTTTGGTTTATTATTTCAAAACTCCATTAAAGGTTAAAGTattgaaatttatttatgttCATCTTGGATCCTATATTTAAAACTTGTTGAATAATGTTGGTTGCTAATTGTTTGAATCTGAAACATTGGGTTGACTGAGTTCATAAACTTTTGGAGCTGAAGCACTCGAAATTTCATAAAAATCGACGAAcatttatatgaaaattttgaattaggAGCAGCTCAGTTCGTTGATGGTTTGAAGAGTTTTGTATGGCTGAAAAGGAAGCTCAAAGTTGAAAATGTGAAGGCCAAACCACCATTAAAGTTAGTTTAAAAGTTTAAGTTCAAATTTTGACGTGCCACAAATGAGCTCTTGAGTAGGTAATATATCAAAAGAACCGCAATATTGAGAGAAATTTATATCTAAATTTTGTGGCAATTTAGAAAAGAATTGAAGTGGTTTTGcatcaaattttcaaagaagGAGACGGAGAACATGGCTGTATTTTCAGATTTTCAGAGAAATGATCAATTGTTAAAATCCATTGAGAAATATTATTTGGAGCTGAGATTAAGTTACTCTTCTAAATTGATTGCCTGAAACTTGAAATAATATCTGTAAAACTCCATTGACGGAGTTTGAGCtttgaacttgagagaaatTAGTTTACAACATTTACAAGTGATTACAAAAAATTTCGTGGATTTGTTGGATATTGAATATAGGATCGaaaatttttctagttttgagAGTTTATTGCAGAAAATTAGTTGAGTGTCACTATATTAAGTTTATTCaagctcaatttttttttttgatttgaaaGATTTGGGGTACATAGTGttcttgattttgaaattgCTCTGTACAATTTGTGGTGTATAAATTAACATAGTGATAACAGTTATTTCAAGATGGTGACTGATAGTGAAATTTGGTGGCTGCCATGGATGTTCAACTAAAGTTTCTATGAAGAAGAAGACAAAGTAAAATTGAGAGGGATATAGATTCTCAATTCCTAATTGCTGTGACGCGTACATTTGgctattttctcttttaaaatggttcaaatataaatatttatgttatGGTTTGCTTGTTATTTTTCTTGAGTTGTTGCTTTTTGAAAGTTTAAGTTTGATTATTCCTGAAACCATAAATAGTATGAATATTCATATTATCCGTTGATTATTCAAATCTTTGAACTGTATATTATTGCCTACAAATAACAGAAAAATAACTTCTTAAAGTAAAAAATGATTCGAGAAAAATGTCATATAGTTTGTGGGTTCCGCATAAACTCTGTTTTTGTCTTCCAAATTGGTAATGTTTGTAAGTTGTGTCGTACATGTATCTCTGTCACATAATGGGTCCTTAAGTTATAGTAGAT
It contains:
- the LOC129896091 gene encoding uncharacterized protein LOC129896091 isoform X1 — encoded protein: MATFKPYTDECKDMVLDALKTDLQGATVFTDAVVEDEYLSDHTPIQVCENFVSSGRQKNILSTSNDANLCERIRSLEQSVMEVVAYMRYKKLRRIEKNKKKQAVDELKRKRKDEEKAKQKAVDEVEEQKKEEEKEVENAVDEFIENEKV
- the LOC129896091 gene encoding uncharacterized protein LOC129896091 isoform X2, giving the protein MATFKPYTDECKDMVLDALKTDLQGATVFTDAVVEDEYLSDHTPIQVCENFVSSGRQKNILSTSNDANLCERIRSLEQSVMEVVAYMRYKKLRRIEKNKKKQVDELKRKRKDEEKAKQKAVDEVEEQKKEEEKEVENAVDEFIENEKV